A genomic region of Pyrus communis chromosome 14, drPyrComm1.1, whole genome shotgun sequence contains the following coding sequences:
- the LOC137714778 gene encoding aspartic proteinase 36-like — protein sequence MDLHKNSRAVLGCFLILSAFFSNASANFVFSVSHKFNGRDGRSLSELKAHDSRRHGRILAGSASSVDVQLGGDGRPSGTGLYFAKLGIGTPSKDYFVQVDTGSDIMWVNCITCTTCPKKNDIGVKLTLYDPKGSSSSNAITCDQDFCTSQFKDQPPACQPGMPCSYDMTYGDGSETVGYFVKDNVQFDKGTDGSVVFGCGTAQSGQISKSPSALDGIIGFGQANSSVFSQLAASGKVKKQFAHCLDNVRGGGIFAIGEVVEPKVNDTTPLVPGQAHYNVVLEAIEVGGEVVQLASHVFDTGSITGTIIDSGTTLAYLPQEVFDPMMQKILAKQPNLQLRTVDDHFTCFEFSNNVDDGFPLVKFNFNNSASLTVYPHDYLFQLKGDVWCSGWQSSGMKSESGDSLTLLGDLVLSNKLVIYDVENQMIGWTDYNCSSSIKVRNEKTGAIDTIGAHNLSSASVFTVGRLLLTFFLLISAVF from the coding sequence ATGGATCTTCACAAAAATTCAAGAGCCGTTCTGGGTTGTTTTCTGATTCTCTCCGCATTTTTTTCCAATGCGTCGGCGAACTTCGTGTTCTCCGTTAGCCACAAGTTCAACGGCCGTGACGGGCGGTCGTTGAGCGAGCTCAAAGCCCATGATTCCCGCCGTCACGGCCGGATTCTTGCCGGCTCTGCTTCTTCTGTGGATGTACAGCTGGGCGGCGATGGCCGTCCGTCCGGCACCGGACTGTACTTCGCCAAGCTCGGGATTGGGACGCCGTCCAAGGACTATTTTGTCCAGGTGGATACAGGGAGTGACATCATGTGGGTCAATTGCATCACCTGCACAACCTGTCCCAAGAAAAATGACATTGGCGTGAAGCTCACGTTGTATGATCCGAAAGGCTCTTCGAGTTCGAATGCTATTACTTGTGATCAGGATTTTTGCACGTCGCAATTCAAAGATCAACCTCCAGCCTGCCAGCCGGGCATGCCCTGCTCGTACGACATGACTTATGGTGACGGAAGTGAGACGGTGGGATACTTTGTGAAGGACAATGTTCAATTTGATAAGGGTACTGATGGCAGTGTTGTGTTTGGTTGCGGAACTGCGCAATCCGGGCAGATAAGTAAGTCACCCAGCGCGCTTGATGGGATTATCGGATTCGGGCAGGCGAATTCGTCTGTGTTTTCCCAGCTGGCTGCTTCCGGGAAGGTGAAGAAACAATTTGCACATTGTTTGGACAATGTTCGCGGAGGCGGGATTTTTGCCATTGGCGAAGTGGTGGAGCCAAAGGTGAACGACACAACGCCGTTGGTGCCGGGGCAGGCGCATTACAATGTTGTACTGGAGGCAATTGAGGTAGGAGGTGAAGTCGTGCAGCTCGCCTCTCATGTTTTCGACACGGGGTCAATCACAGGGACGATCATTGACAGCGGAACAACCCTGGCCTATCTCCCACAGGAGGTTTTCGACCCTATGATGCAGAAGATTTTAGCCAAGCAGCCTAACTTGCAACTTCGCACAGTTGACGACCACTTCACATGCTTCGAATTTTCCAACAATGTAGACGATGGATTTCCATTGGTGAAGTTCAACTTCAATAATTCGGCTTCCCTGACGGTTTATCCCCATGACTATCTGTTCCAGCTGAAGGGAGATGTGTGGTGTTCCGGCTGGCAGAGCAGCGGGATGAAATCGGAAAGCGGAGACTCCCTGACGCTTCTCGGAGATTTGGTGCTGTCGAACAAGCTGGTGATATATGATGTGGAGAATCAGATGATTGGATGGACCGATTACAACTGCTCATCAAGCATCAAAGTGAGGAATGAGAAGACTGGAGCAATAGATACAATTGGTGCTCACAATCTTtcttcagcttcagtttttacAGTTGGGAGATTATTATTGACGTtcttcttgttaatttctgcTGTGTTTTAG